A single genomic interval of Seriola aureovittata isolate HTS-2021-v1 ecotype China chromosome 10, ASM2101889v1, whole genome shotgun sequence harbors:
- the LOC130175935 gene encoding leucine-rich repeat and transmembrane domain-containing protein 2-like, translating into MKNLDQYGRSHMESLVYAVLSSLVLALLGLLGSVHGCPGVCTCYGNTTDCSALGLLSLTPILALLDQDSLVLRLPQNNLSSLGKTELSNLSSLELLDLSQNHLSTLQPGAFSGLSGLRWLNLSANYLGVRLATFDPNNSTEAFQGFNGSQGSVGLSKEVFKGLLWLQGLDLSSNGLLWLPKGLLDGLQRVTWLSLASNRLVALDRVTFEPLVGLRQLQLAGNPWECDCKLMDFKHWMEWLIYRDGQVDAMQCSLPVDLKGRDIRSVPAEMFSYCLQSPTKEGASGYVTRPPCPPGRVSGNDECVRQRYRPVSVRRAHGTQIVAGVVCGTVCVMMVVAATYGCVYASLMARYQKEMKSRGQPLMAESGAETDLEDGPMSSPNSPEETQPKEPCGIVHGYRISSF; encoded by the exons ATGAAGAACCTGGACCAGTATGGACGAAGTCACATGGAGAGTCTGG tCTATGCAGTTCTGTCCAGTCTGGTGCTGGCTCTACTAGGCCTGCTGGGCTCGGTCCACGGCTGTCCCGGCGTCTGCACCTGCTATGGTAACACCACTGACTGCTCCGCTCTCGGCCTCCTCTCTCTGACACCCATCCTGGCGCTTCTGGACCAAGACTCCCTTGTCCTGCGCCTACCACAGAACAATCTCTCATCTCTGGGCAAGACAGAGCTGTCCAACCTCAGCAGCCTGGAGCTCCTGGATCTTTCCCAGAACCACCTTTCCACCCTGCAGCCTGGAGCTTTCTCAGGCTTGAGCGGCCTTCGTTGGCTCAACCTCTCCGCTAACTACCTCGGGGTACGCCTGGCGACGTTTGACCCCAACAACAGTACAGAGGCCTTCCAGGGCTTCAATGGAAGTCAGGGGAGCGTTGGCTTGAGCAAAGAGGTTTTCAAGGGGCTGTTGTGGCTGCAGGGGCTCGACCTGTCCTCCAATGGCCTCCTTTGGCTGCCTAAGGGCCTCCTGGATGGGCTTCAGAGAGTCACCTGGCTGTCCCTGGCCAGCAACCGGCTCGTGGCTCTAGACAGAGTCACCTTCGAGCCCCTGGTGGGGCTGCGGCAGCTCCAGCTGGCGGGAAACCCATGGGAGTGCGACTGCAAGCTGATGGACTTCAAGCACTGGATGGAGTGGTTGATTTACCGGG ATGGGCAGGTAGATGCGATGCAGTGCAGTCTCCCGGTGGATTTGAAAGGCAGGGACATCCGCAGCGTGCCGGCAGAGATGTTCAGCTACTGCCTGCAGAGTCCGACCAAGGAGGGCGCGTCGGGTTACGTCACCCGGCCTCCCTGTCCGCCCGGCCGGGTCAGCGGCAATGACGAGTGTGTTCGCCAACGTTACCGGCCCGTAAGCGTCCGCCGGGCACACGGCACGCAGATTGTGGCAGGCGTGGTTTGCGGTACGGTGTGCGTCATGATGGTGGTCGCGGCGACTTATGGCTGCGTCTACGCCTCGCTGATGGCGCGGTACCAGAAGGAGATGAAGAGCCGCGGCCAGCCTCTGATGGCCGAGTCCGGAGCTGAGACCGACCTGGAGGACGGACCGATGTCGTCCCCGAACTCGCCGGAGGAGACGCAGCCCAAGGAGCCATGTGGCATCGTGCACGGGTATCGGATCAGCAGCTTCTGA